Below is a genomic region from Papaver somniferum cultivar HN1 unplaced genomic scaffold, ASM357369v1 unplaced-scaffold_175, whole genome shotgun sequence.
TTcagggaacaaaagaagaagaatctctgcACATGTGCCTTACCGTAGAAAGTCACTATAggataaacaaggggagattTTTGATCCCATCATGTCTTCCTAACCCTAGACGTCCGCGTCCCCATGtttgtcttgagaaaatggggttttgcgtcttttggctcaagaagtgtattttttgttatattttttgtttctttatatataaatatctaaaaatacaaaagtttTTGTTTGTCCAGGGTTTCAGTCGTCCACGAATCGAGCGTCTCAAGTCATCGTTTCTATGGcacctgttactagatgcagTACAAGCAGGAATGCAGTCCTTGCAGCTAATGTTCGTGGATGCACTGGAATCTCCTCCACAAGTCTGAAGAAATTGAAGGttacaattaatggtaaaaatccttcctcTAACTAGTTCTTGTCTTCTTATCAAAGTGATGAAAACTTCAGGAACCTAGTAAAagaattcatcagcaaaagaaacagcTTAAAATCTCGGATTGCTGCAACCCTAGAAGAGATAATTCACTAAGAACGTATGTTGTCCCAATCTACAAACActgtacaaaaactaaaaaaagaacttagtaagttgatggtgttttcaaaagatttggaggagATGAATGATCCCTTTGCCAATAAATTCTTCAACAACGAGAAGGAGTTTTGTGAAGAAGATTTGGAAAAGATGTTtgttgcctaggatgtcttctttttggattagttggaagaataactagtgctttgaatagcgatgattgtgaaaaaatttgttttaaattttatttgtttatttgtttttttgttgtcatcttcttatgttttttttaggtttatttgttttaaattctaaaaaattttggaggatgatgattattgcagtattttcttggtttgttatattgcaatatttttatgggatatgtattgtttgcgtccgtgaacttgaaggtcccatattgcggtcaaaagtaaagtcatccatgaattggtatttgtattgatgaaaggacgattggacttttgacatacacaaaagttatgcctatgcaatcatgtacttgatggaaaatatgattgaatcttttgtgtgacaaggataaagtctattatcttgttatgatggaaaatagaatagatccttatattttatccacggtattgatccttattgatccattttcatgttttaccgtgaaggctccattgtgtgtcttatgttgagcaccttacaactaagtcgattaaccttggctttgttggttgttccgtaagatgctatatgttgagcattatgaactaaattaatcatcctcggttatttagtttgtactccctaagttttccttcttatgttgagtacatgtacggttaagatggtcatgttccatgataatcttagtcggggttccgtaATATCTTttatgttgagaccaaaataattaaattgattactttggtgattagtttagttgtttgctttttgtttagattaattataggttctcttataattaatctagttgtgttttcatatattcaacaagatgttgtgttgagtatatgaatggctacactatcatgttctattggttaatatagtcacgtattccgtaaggttttccttatgttgagtacttgaacggttaagttagtcacctccatatgattaacttaatcgtagcctgttgctccgtgagtttacttatgttgagcactttcaattaaatggatcacttttgtgattttgatttaattgcgtattccaattagaatattcatgggtttacttgtgagtattttggttgagtgttggatataaaaaatcattcacatggtttttggtgtccaaataaaaaattcttcttttctttcgaaattaaggtcgctcttgttgttcctttgggaatgacatcaaatgggggatatttcttttgaacttgtgcttaatggttatATCCTGCatggagtgcggctatggaattttaaaggggttatttTGCGTcttcaaactccttgatgaatgttgttagctttggctataatattgcatctaaattaagatgatatgttgtctttcttttggtcatgaaatgtctcttgtggaaatttcattatgaaccaattcttgtacctttgccaattttattgacaaaaagggggagaaatattgtaggtcacactaaaaatacatatgtttttcggatcattgtgtaagagggagtggtttccatgatcgagatggattattgactaagggtgagtgatacatatcaccatagtattattgttaaagtcgtgatgcaattggactttgatgttcataataatactatgacactgtataatgatgatcgagaatctcgatttctctctttgttatagatacggatcttcaacaacggtgatactaagcttacaacctttgggatcattggagtacttggaaggacgaagatttcaaggaacgttgaagattggactatggaataggatccactaaagtttatcttttttgtattccatatgtattaatagttttgtcactaaaattgacaaagggggatattgttagagcatagattggtcaacctctcatgcgttgctatatcaagcatgtttgtcaaggttAGTGATCATAACTATAAAGTATTGacttctagcctattagctaagtctcggactaggataggaagtgtagttgagcttaaggaattcatggtgattcaacgacaatgacgaagatctacaccaaggaaccgtggaacttcataaacaaaaaggtatgtgaagacttgaacttatctatcactcgaaattctatctattcttctcatacttcttatgatacaaaagtcatattctatatagactagatcatatacacttgatatttcgagctgagtattcattgcttatcttttactcgaaatcatttgttggtaaagcgtttcgctttgatcaggtttatcttcacctagtgacgaaagtcatgaaagtttcaatcactttggaaatttctctgacgagaaaggtctgatgttcttcacgactgaataccaccctctgagaatgtttcaatgattggaatgagagtttagattatataactgtgtattccttgaaacgaagttttagaactttgttgataaagagaaatcggtaggattgtggaattggcttgccaagtccgcgaacccagtccgcgaactgacggaagttctcgaccgagaatatctgctgggatttccaaaactcgtttgtgtgttaagtccgcgaactggcggaagttctcgaaccgagaatttctgctgagtttggaaaactcaaccgattaacttaagtccgcgaacttatttgtgagcttaagaggttatgttctaaagatgtactctgaacatgaaacattaattattaaggaatgatttatgcaaatcgtggctataatgttcatgagccgattctaatcaaatcgaatcatctttgtttcaattgtgttttgtgtagttatataagatctcatagcaattgaacaactcttaactagtttatttgagtaaattaaactagttatggtgaagaagaacatgattaatttgagatgctcatatggttgaccttttgggttatcatgttgcaCCAACATATGTGTACtcgttttggcatggttttttCAAACATGtcttccgatctaacggttgagagatattgacttgaatctaaatcaggttttcatctaacagtggatagggtttgctttgtacctaaggcaaaaccctgatttaaaaggttatatataggagacatctagctagaggaaaacttaatccccacacgtctgtgtgctactattgcgctcgctagagtcggtctccattaactcttgagtttcttctctaaactcgggttaacgacttaaagaattcatttggattgtgaagacagaccgatactacttttatcgtagttgtgtgatatgatcttgcatcttctatcgtacgactacaatcgattgattggcttgagatcgtgagagttctccgataggcatgataaagaagtcacaaacatcttcgtctcactgtttgtgattcctcgacaatccgctgtgtagtcaagaaggattgtagagaggtgattgattaatctaggctgttcttcgggaatataagaccggattataaattggttcctgttaccttgattttatatctaaagacggaacataacctagggtttatctgtgggagacagatttatcctttcgatagacttttctgtgtgagatagattcgtttattatcaagtctgtgatttttggttgcagcaactcttagttgtgggtgagatcagctaagggaatcaaacgcagtgtcctgctgggatcagaggcgtagaagtacaactgtaccttgtatcagtgagagattggtaggggttcaactataaatcAGTCTGaaattagtttgcagtaggctagtgtctgtagcggcttaatacagtgtgtattcaatctggactaggtccatgggtttttctgcatttgcggtttcctcgttaacaaaatttctggtgtctatgttatttcttttccacattatattttatgtaattgaaataatacaggttgtgcgttaagatcatcaacttctctaatccaacttttggttgttgattgtagttgattgatccttggatattggtctttggtagcgtccaagttatctctctttgataaagactcgcagatttctatttgcttgagtaaagatcaaatcgagatattgagatataaactctttgatatatctttttattgattgagtctgactgtctagttgattcttataaaaagtatattggagtttgtccatacagattgctaagagaaatattgggtggtgttgttagacccccgctttttcactcttggaaagttatattagttaagtgatACATTAATATTAAGAATTTTCTAATGCGAGATTTCAGAATTACCAGTTGGGTACTAGTGGgaatttgaaaaaaatgaaattaggtacttattgcatatcttgagaatatttttggttttggaattcccttgttgtccaaacaacattGATCTTTAAATAATTGAGTTTGTATTTCTATCAAACTtaattcgtgttgtttctggtggacccgtctatccagagaggaaagtaccatatttagatgaaatcacttactaccgctcgtttaaatacttttgtTGGATCAAGAAGCTATACGAGTACCTTTGGTGGAaatctagataattgcattgtttttTTAGTTTCCGATTATTGGTTTGATTGAGTGATAGTTATTGAAActttgactgcacctagtttgattattcttgggaGTCTTATCttttgacataagggtcactcaaactaaatcaaagttttgacgggatctttagaactgttgttaaatctaaaaaaaacttgtgatcatccattgttaacagacttcattctatgtttgatcgatcataagtggattcaagtttgtgttgtgcaggtacaTAAAAAGGaaattgaagacttgaagaacaagataatttttcttattggtttagaTTTAGATGATCATAAAGTCGTCTAGATCGATAACTATCATTTGGTTATATTCTTCAATATTCGAATCTAATAGTTGTGAATCTGAATCTATGTTACTGATTTGGAATTATGTTAcacgacaaaggagtttactagtttaaaAAGAAGAGACTTTGTCATAACTCAACAAATCTTTGTCTAAAAAATTAATGGAGTAGTTACCAACCAgatttgttcctttactttttggaagacgatcaaaatgAGTTGAGTTCTTAAGAGTTTACATCGGTAAAGAAACTCAACatagtgatttctgtcttggGACTCACGTGCGTAACTAGTAGGTCATAGACGCagagatactgagggaactaagtaactatataggggtagattacttggccTCAACTATATAAATTTGGCATTGTACTTTGTATATCAGATTATTTATAAGAGTATTCAGAACTGTACtagatcccgaggtttttctgcatttgcggtttcctcgttaacaaaatcttactgtgtcatttacttttacttttcgcaattataattttttttattataattaaaagtaaatacacttgtacattAATCCGAATGACTTTCAATTGATCTCATAGTCAATCGCTGGTACCATAACTATTGTCGAGTAAATATCAAGTTTTTGTATTTCCtctactttgtccatagacgatcacacttggtattagACTTATAGGTTGCAACTAAAaacgtggtgtatttgggtaccctcgtcatttcaaaagTCTTATTTTAGATTGAGATTTATGGTTCAGTTTTGGATAACAATAGAAGGAACAAAAAATCAACCATATACTGATTGGGGAGATAACTTAATCATAAGATCATGTCTTTCATGGATACAAAATATACAATTCAGACTAGTGTTTTGTCCAATAATGTTTTAAAATCTCTACATATGATTGTTCAAAAATAGGCACCAGAGCATGAAATTCAGAGTAAAGGAAAGAACATTATATCACTGATTTCAAGGCCTGGCGTTCTTTTTCAGCAAATATTTCAACTTTTTTTaaataattggcgagtacaattGGTCAATGAAATAAATGCTTTCATGATACGATAGAGTCCTAACTACGTTGTTATATTCAAGAGTTGTACTCCaatgacccaaccaagaacataACATATTTAGAATCTGATGATGCTTAGAGGGAAAAGAAATCAGAAATTTTAATGTGTTAAAATTGGAGAAATTCTTCGCAATTTATACAAGGTTTCATGTCAACAGACGCTTTCGAAAAGAATCCACTAATAATATATCATGAAAGACACCTTATGGAAAGAAAAGTTGTCTCATAATATACTCAGGGGCGCTGTCCCTAGACCCCCTGACCTTACCTATCAAGTCGAACATAGTCGGTGGGGATGCCTCCCCCGTGACCCTATTTCGTAGAGCCAAACATTTATTAAAATATGCAACAATTTTAAAGTCAAAAAAGGTGAATTTATAAATAGCGGATCTCGAAATAGACATGGTTTTTCATCGAAAGAGAGGTGAGAATTCAAGTAACCAATCATAATGCACACATAGATAGGAAAAGAACTCTTGTAAcgtttttttaatgattttatggTCAAACCATTTTCTTATGTGATACCATTAAGTGTGTGTATACGTTATGATATGGTCAATCTCCTAGTGATGATTTTTTATTTGTATGAGAACATTGTGTTTAAGATTAATATGTCGAGGCTCTTAAATATCACCACCGTGATAATAGAGTATTTTATCTTAAGAATAATTAAAATGTTATTGGCAACAATAATTATAATGTTATTGGCACAGAGTTGTGATATGGGGTTGTTTGGTAATCATTATTATAATGAATTATCAGCCCATAATCAATTATATTATTCATAATGGATGATGTATGTGTTTGGTagcatcataattgaaaaaatccattattttcaGAAACGGAAAAAAGTtgtttaaaaattattataatcaattattttttcttcttattttctatcAACCATCAAGTGATAGTTAAAAAAACACTCGGGAACTTGGAAAAAAATTCTAGATCATTGTGTTTTCCACTCCTTTTCAAGAGCATTTttcaaagataatcaattatttgagaaAGGCGtttgtgaaaatttattataaaaatgattatcttaaaatcataatcataaatagataatcataaattttgtCAAACGAGGCCATTGGCAACAATATTTATAAATAATATGTCAAGTCATGCCTACCTGAACTTTGATAAGAATTTTCAAACAAGAATTTAATAAGAGTTTGTGATTTAAAAAGGCTTGAAAAGCTGAAAAATGATAAtcacactgaaagaaatatccaGAGACAGAGAAGAGCTGAAGCGCCTGTGGAAATCCAGGTGAAAAATGCCCACATCGCCGCAAATTTGTAGCTGCTAGCTCCCTTCAGAAGTGGTAAATAGCTGATGATGGCTGCAGCTGAGCAGGCCGCTGCTAGAGAGAGAAAAGAGAGGATCTGCAAGTAATTTTGTTAAGTTATTAACCAAAGCAATCAAATTACTGAAGTAGTATTTAAACTTTACTGAGGTAAGTATGTTTACCGCATCTCCAATAATAATGGCCAATCTTATTATTCTTGGCCGAAGAAGTGGGTAGCCGGTAAGATCAGAGTATCCTTGTGCAAATGCCAAGGTCAAGCTCCAGGGCACCATCAAGCTCATTATCATCAGTAAAAAGCTGTTACATGACAGTTACATAAAGCAAACATGAATGTAAATAATACAGAGCCATTAATTAGATACATGGATCACACTAAATGACTCGGTATAAATCTGTTACAATGAATCTGTATAAAGAAAACATGAATACAACAGTATAAAGGCAGGAATTAAACCCGGCAATTAGGGTTGGAACCCAAGGGTTGACCCTATCTTGGTCCGCCTAAACCCGGCCCCCAAGGACCGTTGCCTTTAACAAGCTAGGTTAGGGCAGATAGTCCTGGTCAGGGTCAGCTCGTGGGTTACCTAATtttcttacctttttttttttttttggtttgaataTTATCGGTTTAGGGTATAAACTGAACAGGTCACCTCTAAGTCAGTTCAAAAACAGTCAATTTCAATTTAATTTAATCATCAATAGCAACTAATATATACAATTTTACCATCTTAAATGCCAAAACTTCCAAAATTTCATATCTAAAACCtagaaaagtgatcaatttacaTCCATTAATAATTAATCCATAAACtcaaacaaaatagaaaacatGATCAACCCTTACATAGACTCATTCATACGATGTTTCACATATCAGTAAATACCCGCATCAATAAAATGAAAGATCAAATCTGAATCAACTCATCATTTAAATAAATTACAACAGAATATTTAGTAGAGATATATAGTCAGGAGAGAATGATAAATTATGCATCAAATTATATGCATCTCTAAAATAGCAAATCAGGTGGCAGGTTTAGAAACTCGGCAAAGATATTACCTGAAGGCTACAAAGTCGTACTCCTCCTTCGCCGTGGTCAAGAAACCAAGAGCACAACAGGAAAAGATGATCTGCATGATCCTCAATAACAAGCTAATGATCCTGATGATGGCCATCTCCC
It encodes:
- the LOC113337716 gene encoding CASP-like protein 5C1; protein product: MAIIRIISLLLRIMQIIFSCCALGFLTTAKEEYDFVAFSFLLMIMSLMVPWSLTLAFAQGYSDLTGYPLLRPRIIRLAIIIGDAILSFLSLAAACSAAAIISYLPLLKGASSYKFAAMWAFFTWISTGASALLCLWIFLSV